A genomic stretch from Mustelus asterias unplaced genomic scaffold, sMusAst1.hap1.1 HAP1_SCAFFOLD_63, whole genome shotgun sequence includes:
- the LOC144483385 gene encoding uncharacterized protein LOC144483385, protein MEGKSTVKSGEKPYTCSECGQGYSRSSGLLKHKHVHSGERPYKCGDCGKGFSYSFELKAHGRNHTGERQFTCPVCGKGFTQLSSLVTHQRIHTGERPFICSDCGKRFTHSYNLLNHRRVHTGERPFLCSDCRMGFTHSSNLLAHERVHTGEKPFTCPECEKGFTRLANLRKHQRSHTDEKPVLF, encoded by the coding sequence ATGGAAGGTAAAAGCACTGTTAAgagtggggagaaaccgtacacgtGCTCTGAGTGTGGACAAGGCTACAGCCGATCATCTGGCCTGTTGAAACACAAGCACGTTCACTCTGGAGAAAGACCCTATaagtgtggggactgtgggaagggattcagttactcATTTGAACTGAAAGCTCATGGGCGAAATCACACTGGGGAGCGACAGTTCACCTgtcccgtgtgtgggaagggattcactcagttatccagtctgGTGActcatcagcgaattcacaccggggagaggccattcatttgctctgactgtggaaagcgATTCACTCATTCATACAACCTGCTGAACCACCGGAGAGTTCAtaccggagagaggccgttccTCTGCTCTGACTGCAGgatgggattcactcactcatcgaACCTGCTGGCacatgagcgagttcacactggggagaagccattcacctgcccagagtgtgagaaaggattcactcggttagccaacctgcggaaacaccagcgcagtcacactgatgagaaacctGTTTTGTTTTAG